The Metabacillus litoralis genome contains a region encoding:
- a CDS encoding mechanosensitive ion channel family protein, whose translation MEQVVAFLKEYELLKVIIVAILLAVSVFIINFFIRKFFQRTDFIEERKEKTIESLIRSVTRYAATIGFILYIISLFVENFGSILAGAGVAGIVIGFGAQSLIKDILAGMFLIYEKQLHQGDFITINNTFNGTVEEIGLRSLKVREWSGKLLTISNGEIKQIHNYNIDRMRVIERVVTSFREDPEKVWTVLEHTCEKLNQELGDYLKRDVSNTIIEPFHLFGITSLNANYRGYEYAVIGLVDDLHYWNAAKEARKIIANALFDEGIQLAEERITLNQNEKIST comes from the coding sequence ATGGAACAGGTAGTAGCATTTTTAAAAGAATATGAGTTACTAAAAGTAATTATTGTTGCTATTCTCTTAGCAGTGAGTGTTTTTATTATCAATTTCTTTATAAGAAAGTTCTTTCAGCGAACAGATTTTATAGAAGAACGAAAAGAAAAAACAATTGAAAGTTTGATTAGATCTGTTACAAGATATGCCGCAACTATAGGTTTCATCTTATACATTATTTCTTTATTTGTTGAAAATTTCGGATCCATCCTAGCAGGTGCCGGTGTGGCAGGTATTGTCATCGGGTTTGGAGCACAAAGCTTAATAAAGGACATTTTAGCAGGAATGTTTTTAATTTATGAAAAACAGCTTCATCAAGGTGATTTTATTACAATCAACAACACATTTAATGGTACTGTTGAAGAAATCGGCCTCCGTTCTTTAAAGGTACGAGAATGGAGTGGAAAATTACTAACTATTAGTAACGGTGAAATAAAGCAAATTCATAACTATAATATAGATCGGATGCGAGTTATTGAGCGTGTTGTTACAAGCTTTAGGGAGGATCCAGAGAAAGTGTGGACAGTCCTAGAACACACCTGTGAAAAACTAAATCAAGAATTGGGAGACTACTTAAAAAGAGATGTTTCTAACACAATTATTGAGCCCTTTCACTTATTCGGAATCACCTCTTTAAATGCTAATTACCGGGGATACGAATATGCAGTAATCGGTTTAGTTGATGACCTGCATTATTGGAATGCGGCAAAGGAAGCAAGAAAAATCATTGCTAATGCTCTTTTTGATGAAGGAATTCAGTTAGCAGAAGAAAGAATTACATTAAACCAAAATGAAAAAATCAGTACCTAA
- a CDS encoding fumarate hydratase → MENFYESMYQLIVETSTNLPKDVRRAIAAAKLKENAGTRSAMSLATITNNIKMADDNVSPICQDTGLPTFKIKVPVSANQIDMKKQIKRAIEQATKDGKLRPNSVDSISGDNSGDNLGEGTPVIKFEQWENDYIDARLILKGGGCENKNIQYSLPCELEGLGKAGRDLDGIRKCIMYSVYQAQGQGCSAGFIGVGIGGDRTSGYELAKEQLFRRVDDVNEREELRQLEEYVMDNANELGIGTMGFGGETTLLGCKVGVINRIPASFFVSVAYNCWAYRRLGVYIDPKTGSINEWLYQDGEEVDFSQDEVAATHEQSEQSREVVLEAPITEEKIRELKVGDVVRINGMMYTGRDAIHKYLSENDSPVDLNGQIIYHCGPVMLKDEDGNYHVKAAGPTTSIREEPYQGDIMKRFGIRAVIGKGGMGPKTLKALGEHGGVYLNAIGGAAQYYADCIKSVEGVDLMQFGIPEAMWHLKVEGFTAVVTMDSHGNSLHADIDKSSLEKLAQFKEPVFK, encoded by the coding sequence ATGGAGAACTTTTATGAAAGCATGTATCAATTAATAGTAGAAACTTCGACTAACTTACCAAAAGACGTAAGAAGAGCAATTGCAGCAGCAAAATTAAAAGAAAATGCTGGAACACGCTCAGCGATGTCTCTTGCAACGATTACAAATAATATTAAAATGGCTGATGATAATGTTTCTCCAATTTGCCAGGATACAGGCTTACCTACCTTTAAAATAAAAGTGCCGGTATCGGCTAATCAGATTGATATGAAAAAGCAAATTAAACGCGCAATCGAACAAGCTACAAAAGATGGAAAGTTAAGACCAAATTCTGTTGACTCTATTTCTGGTGATAATAGTGGGGACAACCTTGGAGAAGGAACCCCTGTTATTAAATTTGAACAATGGGAAAACGATTATATTGATGCCCGCCTCATTCTAAAAGGAGGAGGTTGTGAAAATAAAAATATCCAGTATAGTCTTCCTTGTGAGCTTGAAGGATTAGGAAAAGCAGGCCGTGACTTAGACGGAATTCGTAAGTGTATTATGTATTCTGTATATCAAGCACAAGGACAAGGTTGTAGTGCCGGCTTCATCGGTGTTGGAATTGGTGGAGATCGTACAAGTGGTTATGAGTTGGCGAAGGAACAGCTGTTTAGAAGAGTTGATGATGTGAATGAACGTGAGGAGTTACGTCAACTTGAAGAATATGTTATGGATAATGCCAATGAGTTAGGAATTGGAACAATGGGCTTTGGTGGTGAAACAACATTACTAGGTTGTAAGGTTGGGGTTATTAACCGTATTCCAGCTAGTTTCTTTGTTTCGGTTGCCTATAATTGTTGGGCATATCGCCGTTTAGGTGTATACATTGATCCAAAAACAGGTTCAATCAATGAGTGGTTATATCAAGACGGAGAAGAAGTAGATTTTTCTCAAGATGAGGTTGCGGCAACTCATGAGCAAAGTGAACAATCAAGAGAAGTAGTCCTTGAAGCGCCTATTACAGAAGAAAAAATAAGAGAGCTAAAGGTCGGGGATGTTGTTCGTATTAACGGAATGATGTATACAGGTCGTGATGCGATTCATAAATACTTATCCGAAAATGATTCACCTGTTGATTTAAATGGTCAAATTATTTATCATTGTGGTCCTGTTATGTTAAAAGATGAAGATGGAAACTATCATGTGAAAGCTGCTGGTCCTACAACTAGTATTCGTGAAGAGCCTTATCAAGGTGATATTATGAAGCGCTTTGGTATTCGTGCTGTTATCGGAAAAGGCGGAATGGGACCGAAAACATTAAAAGCACTTGGGGAGCATGGTGGTGTTTACTTAAACGCAATTGGTGGTGCAGCACAATACTATGCTGATTGTATCAAATCAGTTGAAGGTGTAGATCTTATGCAATTCGGAATACCTGAGGCTATGTGGCATTTGAAAGTAGAAGGCTTTACTGCTGTTGTTACAATGGATTCTCATGGTAATAGCCTACATGCAGATATTGATAAAAGCTCACTTGAAAAACTAGCTCAATTTAAAGAGCCTGTATTTAAATAA
- the yfkAB gene encoding radical SAM/CxCxxxxC motif protein YfkAB encodes MNALKPLKAITTSYDPWEAYLDIEQYGEMMLTNIEFTTTTLCNMRCEHCAVGYTLQPKDPKALPIDLLLKRLDEVPTLRSLSITGGEPMLSLKSVEQYVVPLLKYAHERGIRTQINSNLTLDLKRYEKIIPYLDVLHISHNWGTIDEFVEVGFAVMDRKPTYQQRAALFDRMIENSRALVKAGVIVSAETMLNKRTLPYMEKIHKQIVEDMLCQRHEIHPMYPSDFASALETLSLPEMRKAIHQLLNFRDESVWMLFGTLPFYACSQNEEDLELIQRLRESKNVTVRNDPDGRSRLNVNIFNGDIIVTDFGDTPPLGNIQHNTLQSAYSNWMNTNLAKSLNCHCPAVQCLGPNVLVKNSYYQDIDFTKRKSNI; translated from the coding sequence ATGAATGCACTAAAACCATTAAAAGCAATAACAACCTCATATGATCCATGGGAAGCTTATTTAGATATAGAGCAGTATGGCGAAATGATGTTAACGAATATTGAATTTACCACAACAACTCTTTGTAATATGAGATGCGAGCATTGTGCAGTTGGTTATACCTTACAACCTAAAGATCCAAAAGCACTTCCTATTGATCTGCTGCTAAAAAGATTAGATGAAGTACCAACATTACGTTCTTTAAGTATTACAGGTGGAGAGCCGATGCTTTCATTAAAATCTGTTGAACAGTATGTGGTGCCTCTCCTTAAGTATGCCCATGAACGCGGTATACGTACACAAATTAATTCAAATTTAACCTTGGATTTAAAGCGTTACGAAAAAATTATTCCTTACCTTGATGTTTTACATATATCTCATAACTGGGGAACAATTGATGAATTCGTCGAGGTCGGGTTTGCTGTTATGGACCGAAAGCCAACTTACCAACAAAGAGCTGCTTTATTTGATCGAATGATTGAGAATAGCCGAGCTTTAGTAAAGGCTGGTGTAATTGTATCTGCTGAAACGATGCTTAATAAACGAACACTTCCTTACATGGAGAAAATACATAAGCAGATTGTTGAAGACATGCTTTGTCAGCGTCATGAAATTCACCCAATGTATCCAAGTGATTTTGCAAGTGCCTTAGAAACTCTTTCTCTTCCAGAAATGAGAAAAGCAATTCATCAGTTATTAAATTTTCGGGATGAAAGTGTATGGATGTTGTTTGGAACCTTACCATTTTATGCTTGCAGTCAAAATGAAGAGGACTTAGAACTCATCCAACGTTTACGTGAAAGCAAAAATGTTACGGTACGAAATGATCCTGATGGCCGTTCAAGACTTAATGTAAATATCTTTAATGGAGATATTATCGTGACTGACTTTGGCGATACTCCGCCACTCGGGAATATTCAGCATAACACTCTACAATCTGCCTATTCAAACTGGATGAATACAAACCTTGCTAAATCATTAAATTGTCACTGTCCAGCTGTTCAATGTCTAGGACCTAATGTACTTGTTAAAAATAGTTATTACCAAGATATAGATTTTACAAAAAGAAAATCGAATATATAG
- a CDS encoding efflux RND transporter permease subunit has protein sequence MLKFIVKRKILVSLVTVLVLIVGSYSLLKLDKELMPSINFDGAYVDVSAGEMSAIEVERTITNPLEQSIQGIDGVEEVSSTTSIGRSGLNITIETGRGDEVSKEIESVVQSTTANISGIDEVVTDQIGTSSTYEFYMDVSNDEMEEMTAFAEEILEPRLEELPEVRDVSLAGIQEHEMVIEFDREKVQEKGLDISQISTVIGQANNEATLGELSEDQNAPSLRWNTKLESVEDVENIQIMTQTGAVELKEVADVSIDPKENSSFVWKNGTKDFVFVQIGRVADVTQIEMAEAIRAEIKEIKDEGLVKDFELNEMVAQADYVKESIDGVSSNIVIGGVIAVIILLLFLRNVRATIIVGLSIPTSILLTFLAMWALDYSLNMLTLIGLGLGIGMMVDSSIVILESIYRKKEQGLKPLESVVEGTKEVASAVIASMLTTIVVFLPIGLLGGEMGQFMILLSVVVSATLISSVIVSFTLIPSLSENFLKLGKKQVKKAGRLLKGYSKFVSWVVTKKRNSFIMVGIFFLMFVGSFFLVSKIPMTIMPDVYNRYSELMVDLETGVSVEEKEKIVEQINESLSKIEDVEQNYVMDNGSMLYTIINMTKGDDIVKGQKEVNEEILSSLRTIQEDYPIEGIQTATSTGGGYPVQVLIKGESFDELKEIVDKFSSELEQIEGIVAVKNSIERTSVEEVVQLKEGAIEDAGLSSSQVRQFIEQAFLNVPLGEVTVEEENVPLIMKWNESTNNKDALLKLKIPTNDGEKSLSSFIELVSVDTPNEISHDEGDRFITVSADIKDTDLGTINREVQSLIKDFETPTGYNVSVAGDLEQQQELIQDMILILAISIFLVYLVMAVQFNNLAHPLVVMSIIPMTIVGVIAGLFITQRELSIMSGMGIVMLIGIVLNNAILLIDRTNQLRKEGYSVTEAIVAAGKDRIRPIFMTTLTTAGGMLPLALASGTSGNYQAPMATAIISGLLFATLITLVLIPAVYRIFNSIGNGFNRFSKKKNKKEKIVEEIAS, from the coding sequence TTGCTTAAGTTTATTGTAAAGCGAAAGATTTTAGTAAGTTTAGTAACAGTTTTAGTGTTAATCGTAGGAAGCTATTCGTTATTAAAGCTGGACAAAGAATTAATGCCATCCATTAATTTTGATGGTGCGTATGTGGATGTGAGTGCTGGTGAAATGTCTGCAATTGAGGTGGAGAGGACCATCACGAATCCACTGGAACAAAGCATCCAAGGTATTGATGGAGTTGAAGAGGTTAGCTCCACAACTTCAATTGGAAGAAGTGGTCTTAATATTACAATTGAAACAGGTCGGGGTGATGAAGTTTCAAAGGAAATTGAATCTGTCGTCCAATCAACAACAGCAAATATTAGCGGCATTGATGAAGTTGTCACAGATCAAATAGGAACAAGTTCTACTTATGAGTTCTATATGGATGTGTCAAATGATGAAATGGAAGAGATGACGGCTTTCGCTGAAGAAATTTTAGAGCCACGACTAGAAGAACTTCCGGAAGTAAGGGATGTTTCTTTGGCTGGAATTCAAGAACATGAAATGGTTATTGAGTTTGATCGCGAAAAAGTTCAGGAAAAAGGTTTGGATATCTCACAAATTAGTACGGTTATAGGGCAGGCTAATAATGAGGCAACATTAGGAGAATTAAGTGAAGATCAAAACGCGCCTTCATTACGTTGGAATACAAAGTTAGAATCTGTAGAGGATGTAGAAAACATTCAAATTATGACCCAAACAGGTGCTGTTGAATTGAAAGAGGTAGCTGATGTATCAATAGACCCTAAGGAAAACTCATCATTTGTTTGGAAAAACGGTACAAAAGATTTTGTCTTTGTACAAATCGGACGAGTGGCGGATGTTACTCAAATTGAAATGGCTGAAGCAATAAGGGCAGAAATCAAAGAAATAAAAGATGAAGGTTTAGTAAAAGATTTTGAATTAAATGAAATGGTTGCACAAGCTGACTATGTTAAGGAATCGATTGATGGAGTTTCAAGTAATATCGTTATCGGTGGTGTTATCGCAGTTATTATTCTATTACTATTTTTACGCAACGTGAGAGCCACGATCATTGTCGGACTCTCTATTCCAACATCGATCTTACTCACGTTTTTAGCGATGTGGGCATTAGATTATAGTTTAAATATGTTAACGCTAATTGGCTTAGGTTTAGGGATTGGAATGATGGTTGATTCGTCTATTGTTATTCTCGAATCTATTTATAGGAAAAAAGAACAAGGACTGAAACCATTAGAGTCTGTTGTGGAGGGGACAAAAGAAGTTGCCTCAGCTGTAATTGCGTCGATGCTAACAACAATTGTTGTTTTCCTACCTATTGGTTTGTTAGGCGGAGAAATGGGGCAATTTATGATCCTTCTATCAGTGGTTGTCTCTGCTACATTGATTAGTTCTGTTATTGTCTCTTTTACCCTTATCCCGAGTTTATCTGAGAACTTTTTAAAGCTAGGGAAAAAACAGGTGAAAAAGGCAGGACGATTGTTAAAAGGTTATAGCAAATTTGTATCTTGGGTTGTTACGAAAAAAAGAAACAGCTTTATCATGGTCGGAATTTTCTTTTTGATGTTTGTTGGTTCTTTTTTCTTAGTGTCTAAAATTCCGATGACCATTATGCCTGATGTTTATAACCGCTATTCAGAGCTGATGGTTGATTTGGAAACAGGTGTGTCTGTCGAGGAAAAAGAAAAAATCGTTGAACAAATTAACGAAAGTCTCTCTAAGATTGAGGACGTTGAACAAAATTATGTGATGGATAATGGCTCTATGCTTTATACCATTATTAATATGACCAAAGGTGATGACATCGTAAAAGGACAAAAAGAAGTCAATGAGGAAATATTAAGCTCCTTACGAACAATCCAAGAGGATTACCCTATTGAAGGTATTCAAACAGCTACTTCAACAGGTGGAGGTTACCCTGTTCAAGTGTTAATTAAAGGTGAAAGCTTTGATGAGCTAAAAGAAATTGTAGATAAATTCTCTAGTGAATTAGAGCAAATCGAAGGTATTGTGGCTGTGAAAAACTCTATTGAGCGAACTTCTGTTGAAGAAGTTGTGCAGTTAAAAGAGGGTGCAATTGAAGATGCGGGATTATCCTCATCACAGGTTAGACAATTTATTGAGCAGGCCTTTTTAAATGTGCCACTGGGTGAGGTTACGGTCGAGGAAGAAAATGTTCCCCTTATAATGAAGTGGAATGAAAGTACAAATAATAAGGATGCTCTGTTAAAATTAAAAATTCCTACAAATGATGGAGAAAAGAGTCTTTCGAGCTTTATTGAACTAGTAAGTGTTGATACTCCAAATGAAATTTCTCATGATGAAGGAGATCGTTTCATCACGGTTTCGGCAGATATTAAGGATACAGATCTAGGAACAATCAATCGAGAAGTTCAATCTTTAATAAAAGATTTTGAAACGCCGACTGGTTACAATGTATCGGTTGCGGGTGATTTGGAGCAGCAACAAGAACTTATCCAAGATATGATTCTAATCCTAGCTATTTCAATATTCCTGGTTTACCTTGTTATGGCTGTCCAATTTAATAATTTGGCTCATCCTCTAGTTGTGATGTCCATTATACCTATGACTATTGTGGGCGTTATAGCAGGGCTATTCATTACACAACGTGAGTTAAGCATTATGTCAGGAATGGGGATTGTCATGTTAATAGGAATCGTTCTAAACAATGCAATCCTGCTTATTGATCGTACAAATCAATTACGTAAAGAAGGATATAGTGTGACTGAAGCTATCGTGGCAGCAGGAAAAGATCGAATCCGACCGATTTTTATGACAACTTTAACAACAGCAGGAGGAATGCTTCCACTTGCATTAGCATCAGGTACATCTGGAAACTATCAGGCTCCAATGGCTACAGCGATTATTTCTGGGTTATTATTTGCAACATTGATTACATTAGTACTTATTCCAGCTGTTTACCGTATTTTTAACAGTATAGGCAATGGTTTTAATCGTTTTTCTAAGAAAAAGAATAAAAAAGAAAAGATTGTTGAGGAAATCGCTAGCTGA
- a CDS encoding YczE/YyaS/YitT family protein: MKIRILFYLIGLFLMGFGVTLTIKADLGAGAWDALNVGLSNVIGLTVGSWVIIIGVILIFINALIVRGKPKFLAVVTILLIGFSVDFWLIVVMSNVHLSTLLLQVISLIAGIILISIGVAMYLQTKFPANPIDQLMISLHERFHLNFMIAKTIGEVTALILAFILQGPIGVGTIIITFLIGPMIQWINKPMTKRYELLLRR; this comes from the coding sequence ATGAAGATTAGAATTTTATTTTATTTAATTGGGCTCTTCTTAATGGGTTTTGGTGTCACACTGACAATAAAAGCTGACTTAGGAGCTGGGGCTTGGGATGCCTTAAACGTTGGTCTGTCAAATGTGATTGGGTTAACAGTAGGAAGTTGGGTTATTATCATTGGGGTAATCTTAATATTTATTAACGCCTTAATCGTTAGAGGAAAACCTAAATTCCTAGCTGTGGTTACAATTTTATTAATAGGTTTTTCAGTAGATTTTTGGCTGATAGTAGTTATGAGCAACGTTCATTTAAGTACATTATTATTACAGGTAATATCTCTTATCGCAGGGATAATACTTATTTCCATTGGCGTAGCCATGTATTTGCAAACAAAATTCCCTGCTAATCCAATTGATCAACTGATGATCTCGTTGCATGAAAGGTTTCATTTGAACTTTATGATTGCTAAAACAATTGGAGAGGTTACCGCACTAATTTTAGCCTTTATTTTACAAGGACCCATTGGGGTAGGGACAATTATTATTACCTTTTTAATTGGTCCAATGATTCAATGGATAAATAAGCCTATGACGAAGAGGTATGAGTTATTGCTAAGGAGATAA
- a CDS encoding YfkD famly protein, translating to MKRRLLISLVLLLSFSFSSAVLAEGKTQKPKMPGSVMDISKENTYPNPTQDLPYLQPSELTQQLIDTAEVPIENPDLIRILNESSISDAPLAFGYRATIYLGQWALNYESTETATNWEYQKINTNYQDNRGGKSQIQMHYRQEAQKSVKGGLTAKVPEAEHVKKMMLLEAMRKTNLPLAFETIIGAGTKKDQVYNVPPKKLGYLYAYAPAVNEKGKVTYGEVYLVLKGNKKSIVVKNVTSQGIGAWIPLQDHASFGFVTSDQPR from the coding sequence ATGAAAAGAAGATTGCTCATTTCTTTAGTTTTGCTTTTATCATTTAGTTTTTCAAGTGCTGTATTAGCAGAAGGGAAAACACAAAAGCCGAAGATGCCTGGTTCGGTAATGGATATTTCAAAGGAAAACACATATCCAAACCCCACTCAGGATTTACCTTATTTACAGCCAAGTGAGCTAACTCAGCAACTGATTGACACTGCAGAAGTTCCAATTGAGAATCCTGATTTGATTCGTATTTTAAATGAATCCAGTATTTCTGATGCACCACTTGCCTTTGGGTATCGTGCCACTATTTATTTAGGTCAGTGGGCACTTAATTATGAATCAACTGAAACAGCAACAAATTGGGAGTATCAAAAAATAAACACAAATTATCAAGATAACCGTGGTGGAAAATCACAAATCCAAATGCATTATCGCCAGGAGGCACAAAAATCTGTTAAAGGTGGCTTAACCGCCAAAGTCCCTGAAGCAGAGCATGTTAAAAAAATGATGTTGTTAGAGGCAATGAGGAAAACCAATTTACCTTTAGCGTTTGAAACGATCATTGGGGCAGGAACAAAGAAAGATCAAGTGTATAATGTACCTCCAAAAAAATTAGGCTATTTATATGCCTATGCGCCTGCAGTAAATGAAAAAGGAAAAGTAACGTACGGTGAAGTTTATTTAGTGTTAAAAGGTAATAAGAAAAGCATTGTTGTGAAAAATGTAACATCACAAGGAATTGGTGCTTGGATTCCGCTACAAGATCATGCTTCCTTTGGATTTGTTACGTCTGATCAACCTAGATAA
- a CDS encoding SE1561 family protein — protein sequence MGNAVHDKDSQLSYLKNRLNMFLEVIDSMDPESTDVDDVDRLIQMLDDLELKHNQFKKDWKE from the coding sequence ATGGGTAACGCAGTACACGATAAGGATTCTCAACTATCCTATTTGAAAAATCGCCTAAATATGTTTTTAGAAGTCATTGACTCGATGGATCCCGAATCGACAGATGTAGACGATGTTGATCGTTTAATTCAAATGCTTGATGATCTTGAACTAAAGCATAATCAGTTTAAAAAAGATTGGAAAGAATGA
- a CDS encoding DNA-3-methyladenine glycosylase family protein has translation MWMEIITCKGPYHFDSVLDRLSLDPIIHINKDEQLVRVPSVIEGKSYVLNVRAIGTVKEPAFELCGTDKTIKEEAIRRIRRIFQFDFSLNEVMSHFHQTNLSRIFQQHEGTPIVLEFDFYSCLMKCIIHQQLNVAFAHTLTSRFVKEFGYQIEGVWFYPTPETVAGLEYDDLRALQFSGRKAEYVIDTSRLIADGKLDLMELDLLPEEELMKDLVKIRGIGPWTVQNFMLSGLGRPNLFPKADIGIQKAIQKHFNLEKKPTSDEMDEYSKEWSPYLSYATLYLWRSIE, from the coding sequence ATGTGGATGGAAATCATAACATGTAAAGGTCCATATCATTTTGATTCAGTTCTAGATCGTCTATCATTGGATCCTATCATACATATTAATAAGGATGAACAATTGGTCAGAGTCCCTTCCGTTATAGAAGGAAAGTCATATGTACTTAATGTAAGAGCAATTGGAACAGTAAAAGAACCTGCTTTTGAACTATGTGGTACTGATAAAACGATTAAGGAAGAGGCTATAAGGCGAATTAGAAGGATATTTCAGTTTGACTTTTCTTTGAATGAGGTAATGAGTCATTTTCATCAAACAAATCTTTCTAGAATCTTTCAGCAACATGAAGGGACACCAATTGTGTTAGAATTTGATTTTTATAGCTGTTTAATGAAGTGTATTATCCATCAACAGTTAAATGTAGCTTTTGCTCATACATTAACTTCTAGATTTGTGAAAGAGTTTGGATATCAAATAGAGGGTGTTTGGTTTTACCCTACACCAGAGACAGTAGCCGGGTTGGAATATGATGACTTAAGGGCATTACAATTTAGCGGTAGAAAAGCAGAGTATGTAATTGATACCTCAAGACTTATTGCAGACGGAAAGCTCGATCTAATGGAGTTGGACTTGCTCCCTGAGGAAGAATTGATGAAGGATCTAGTGAAAATACGTGGTATTGGTCCATGGACCGTGCAAAACTTCATGCTTTCTGGTCTTGGACGTCCTAACCTATTTCCAAAAGCCGATATTGGTATACAAAAAGCAATTCAAAAGCATTTTAACCTTGAGAAAAAACCAACTAGTGATGAAATGGACGAATATAGCAAAGAGTGGTCTCCTTATTTAAGTTATGCCACGTTATATTTATGGAGAAGCATTGAGTAG
- the pdaA gene encoding delta-lactam-biosynthetic de-N-acetylase produces MNSVSAVPNKPIHWGFKKSRNHEPATAGKELDELLSKYGGFYIGDTTKKDIYLTFDNGYENGYTPKVLDVLKKQKVPATFFVTGHYLDSEPELVKRMVNEGHIVGNHSWYHPDLTTQSDEEFKKELESVRIKVEELTSQKGMSYLRPPRGIFSEKVLAKAEELGYTSVFWSLAFVDWKVDSQKGWKYSYDNIMKQIHPGSIILLHTVSKDNAEALDHAIEELRKQGYTFKSLDDLMINKMMDHPYLLSL; encoded by the coding sequence ATGAATTCTGTTTCTGCCGTTCCAAATAAGCCTATTCATTGGGGATTTAAAAAGAGTCGAAATCATGAACCTGCAACTGCTGGTAAGGAATTAGATGAATTGCTTTCAAAATATGGTGGCTTTTATATAGGTGATACAACGAAAAAAGATATCTACCTAACATTTGACAATGGTTATGAAAATGGGTATACACCTAAAGTTCTTGATGTTCTTAAAAAGCAAAAGGTGCCTGCAACATTTTTTGTTACAGGACATTATCTTGATTCAGAGCCTGAACTAGTAAAGCGAATGGTTAATGAAGGTCATATTGTCGGAAATCACTCATGGTATCATCCGGACCTAACAACTCAAAGTGATGAAGAATTTAAGAAAGAATTAGAATCTGTTCGTATCAAAGTAGAAGAACTGACAAGTCAAAAAGGCATGAGCTATCTTAGACCTCCAAGAGGGATTTTTAGCGAAAAGGTGCTTGCCAAAGCTGAAGAGCTTGGTTATACTTCCGTTTTTTGGTCACTTGCGTTTGTTGACTGGAAAGTAGACTCTCAAAAAGGCTGGAAGTACTCATATGATAATATTATGAAGCAAATTCATCCCGGTTCTATTATTTTGCTTCATACTGTATCAAAAGATAATGCTGAGGCATTGGATCATGCAATTGAAGAATTAAGGAAACAAGGCTATACCTTCAAAAGCCTAGATGATTTGATGATAAATAAAATGATGGATCATCCATATTTACTTTCCCTTTGA